The following is a genomic window from Parabacteroides johnsonii DSM 18315.
CCTTCGAGAAGTCCCTCTATCTGCAACCGGATACAGCTCAGTTGGCTGCTGACACAAAAGGCAAGAAAACCAAAAGTGCAACTGTCTCCGCCCGTGGCAAAAAGACGGAAGCCGCCAAAGAGAGTAAACAAAAGGAGGTCAAAGTCAAAGCTCCGAAAGCCCAGAAAAGCGCTCCGGTCCGCAGCGTACGCCGCCGTCGGTAATCGCTTTTTAAAATTTACTATATATTAAAAAGAGTGTGTGTCAAGCGCGAGAACGAGGCGGTTTTGACACACACTCTTTTTCTTTAGAAGAGATTACAACTTATGTATCACCTTCATCAACTGGTCTCCCAAGCCGATCGTGTAGCCTTGTGAAACGAATACTACGCGGTTGAAAGTGTCGGCGATAATGAAGATAGGCAGTGTGTTGGCATTCTGCAACTTCATGGCTGCGGCGATCTCCTTCTGAATCGTCTTGTCGATATCTATACCGTATGTGATGGTACTTGGCAACTCTCCGAACTCTTTCGGGTCGAAGTTCTGAAAACCCTTTTCATCGGGGAACAGCAAGACCATGCCACGGCCCCATTCTTCGAGCTCCTTCTTTACGGCAGCAATGTCACGCATGGCGTGGTTGGTCGGTTCCTGGCGGGCTCCGAGGACAGCGACGATATAATAGCCACGGCCGGTAGTCGCTAACAGACTCGTTTCCTCGCCATTGTCGGCCCGTTTGAACTTGTTTTCGGAGTTGAAGTTGCCGATGACCTGTACATCATCCTGACTCTCACGCATCTCCAGTTTGATATTGCTTGTCTTACCCGGTTCAACGTTGAAGAAGGATATTTCGGCCAATACGCTACCATTCGCCATACGCGTTCCGGTTACCAGCATATAATGGCCCTCATCCATAGAAAGCGGCTTTTTCAACAAGGCGCTCCAAGTGTCGCCGCCCCCCATATCCACATCGCCCGATTCGAAGTTAAGTGTCTGCAACTTGCCGGTCGGCAACACTTTCGCAATTGTGAAATGGCTGTAATACTTCGGGTCCTGCAATGCTTTGATCGGCTGGTAAGAAGCGACGACCTTGCCTTGCTTGGCAATCGTCTGCTCGGCGGCTTCGAAATCCACATCCACCCAGTTCAGGCCTTTCGCATATTGCACTTTTCCTGCTACCGGTTCGATACGTGCCGGAATACCGATGCTACGACATACGGCAACGAAGAATATGTTGCGGGAACCTTTGTCGGCCACGCGCGATTTCCATACGCCCATCGGCATAATCGGAATGCGTTGCGGATTCAGGCTGTCATTGATACTGATATTTTCCTTCACCCAGTCTACAATTAATTGCGGATCAGCTTTGGCCTTCTTCACCAACATCGGATCGACGTTAGCGGCGAAGAACTTCCTGTACGGTGTCAGGAACTCGTTTGCCACACGCGGATTGAGGATATATTCGGTGAACAGGGAGCTTTGTACCGCCTGGGCATTGTTCAGATGGTCCGCCAATACGGAAGCCGGCGTATCACGCAAGTCCTTGGCGGAGATGACATTCAGCAAATCCATCGCCATCGGGCGCTTGTCGGAGGGCGTATCACGAAGGAACTTCTCGATCTCACGCCAGTTACCCCGGCTACCGATCATGACATCGGCTGTTTTCAGCGGGTCGATACCTAATTCTTTGGCAAGTGCTTCCGCTTTCTCTTCCGTATAGAAAGTACCCACATATTTAGTGCGGATCACATCTTCTTCGTGCAGACGCTTGGCGTTGGCCTCTTTCTGTTCGTCTGTCACGCAGGCAGCAATGGAGCCGTCTACCGGAGGAATGACGTCGAGCGTGACGGTTTCGATGTTGCCCGGCTTCTTGTCAAGCGTAATCGTCACATTATTATCTTTGCCGAACGACACCTTGCTATATCCGAACTTGCCATCCTTGGTCGCCCATACCAGCATATCGCCTTTACCGGCCGAAAGGAAAGCTTTCCCTTCGGCATCCGCTTTCTTATTGGCTACGGAATAGAACTCGGCATAGTTGTATATTTTGAATTCAACATCGGCTCCGGCAGCCGGTCGGCCATTTTCATCCACAACGGTGATCGTCGCTTTGGCTGTCGGGGCATAATTGTCGATTACGTTGATCTCGGTGTAACCGTCGGTTACATCCATGACTTCTTCCGGTCCGTTGTATTTGCCGAATACTTTCGTGTGCATCAGCATACCACGGTAAGCCGGTCCGTTGAACCATCCCAAATTGAGGACCGGTTCCGGTTCGCAGGCTCCGAGAAAATACCATTTACCGTTTACCCAGGCTTCCACCCAGGCATGGTTATCGTCGGTATGCGCCCAACGCGGCGTATAGACCTGGCGGGCAGGTATACCGACCGAACGAAGGGCAGCTACGGTAAACGTCGACTCTTCTCCACAACGCCCGTAAGCGGTCTTCACAGATGCCAACGGCGAACTCGTCCGGGCATCTGACGGTGTATAGATCACTTTCTCATGACACCAATGGTTCACCTCCAACACGGCGTCATACAAGGACAAGTCTTTCACCCGATCTTTCAGTTCTTCATAAAAGACCATGCGGCTCTCGTCCAGATTCTCGTTGTTGACTCGCACGGGAAGTACGAAATGGCGGAAGATATCTTCCGGTATGCTGTCTCCCCAGGGCATTTCCACCCGTGCACGAAACGAGCTGCGGATATTGTCGAGATACAGTTGCCCGTCGTAATCCGTAATATCCCCGATCGGCATATAGGCATACAAGAAAGTAAGCGCCTCTTTTTCGTCCGGTGTCATCTGCTGGTTGAAGACGGAAAAAAGATTCCCGTTCGGCAGAGCAGCCTGCTTTGCCTGGAAATCTTTTTCAACTTCGGCACGAAACGCATCGTCCGAAATGAAATGCTGCTGCTTATTGCATGAAGTTCCCGCAAGGAAAACCAGCAATAATAAGAATAGATTAGTTCTGCTCATGATATCATTATTATTTCCCACAAATATAATGAAACTCGCCCGATTTCGGATGGATTTAAGAAGAATAATGTAAACTATTGGGTTTTCAGGGATTTATGTAGCATTATTCTACATTCGTAAAAGTGTGCTTTGAAGCCGTTTTTTGAATAGTTAAGCAGAAAAATTGCTACCTATCCGTTGCCCATTCCTGTTGCATGGAATTGTTTGAAAATCCTTCCTGTTCCGACCGTAAAGAACGCAGTTTCATCATTTTGGCTTAATGAAGGTACTTATTTTTTTTGAAATATGAAAAATATAGGTTCTGTAAGTCAATGATGATAGCTTTGTCGATGTCTGACGATATTTAACATGCCGATGATCAACTCTGTCTCCATTAATTTTGCAAACAATGGAACAGGTTATGAATCAGAAAGATGTGAAGGTTTCGTTCTACCTTAAAAAGAGCGAGGCGGATGCCAGTGGGAACTGCCCAGTGATGGCACGGCTCATTGTCGGCAAACACTCTGAAACGGCTTTCAGTGTAAAGCTGCGTGTGCCACAATCATTATGGTCATCCGGACGGGCGTGTGGAAAGAGTGTTGCGGCCAGGGAAATCAACAGCAAGCTTGATGAAATCCGAGCGACAGCTCTCGGCATTTATGCGGAAATGTCCGCAGTCCGTGAAGATGTGACTGCGGAGGAAGTGAAGCACCAGCTTTTGGGCATGGCTTCAGGTCAGGAAACCTTGTTGAGCTATTACAGATACTTCATGAGGAATTTTGAGAAGCGTGTAGGTGTTAACCGAACAGAAAAAACTTTATATGCTTATCGTAATTCCTACAATCATGTTGCCGTCTTTTTACAAATGCAATATAAGGTAACAGACCTTCCGTTTACCGCTCTGGACCGTTCATTTATCGAGAAATATGTGTTGTATTTACGTACAGAATGCAATCTCTCACAGTCTACTATTGTCAATCATTCCGTCCGGTTGAAGACGGTAGTCGGCGAAGCAATCGCCGACGGTATAATTACGGCAAATCCGTTTGTAAATAAACTCGTTGAGATACAACTGTAAGTATTTCCTTTTGATTTTATGGTAGTTGCCCAGCAATGTCCGTTTTGCATTACTGATTGCGATATGCACCCATTTGAGTGTTTCCTTGGTGGTTTTGGCGTCTGATTTCTCGGTGACGTGCAATTCCACCAGATCGGAGATGTCAACGTAAGAAGTGCTTTTGTCCGAAAATACGATGGCATCATCCTCCATGCAGTCCCTGACCACGCCGTTGATTCCTTCACTTTGATGGCTATCCAGTACCCTGGCCTTGAAATAACGCACATGCTTCTCCTTTTTGCCCGTTTCGATATCTTCCAACGGGGTGCTTTCGGCCATCACCGCAACGTTCTGCTTTCCCTCGGCTCCCCGGCCACGTGTACCCTTGCCTCGCTCGATTTCCTTACTGGCCACCGAAAAGTAACCCTCATCCAGTTCTATCATCCCTTCCAGTGTATACCTTGCATCCCGGTTGCCCATCGCCCTGCGGAGTTTGTGTACCATCGCCCATACCGGTTCGTAACGCTTCAATCCTAATTGCTTCTGGAGTTCGTTGGTGGAGAATCCCTTTTTTGTGCAACTCATCAGGAACATCGTTTTGTACCACACCAGAAACGGCAGCTTGGAGCTCTCCATGTTCGTACCGCTGCGCAACGAGGTGCGGAAACGGCAACCTTTGCATTCATAACTCCATTTACCCTGTAACCAATAATGGGAAGTGCCCCCGCATCGCTTGCAGACAACCCCTTCCTTATCACGCTGCTCCTTGAAATGCAAACGACAATCTTCCTCCGAACCGAAATGAGCCGTAAAACTGAATATGTTCATAATCCCTGCTTTTTGAGCGCTAATATACTAAAAATATTAGGTGTGTTTGCGGAGAATCAGTAATATTTTGAGCGTATCAAAATAAAGTTATTGAACAGGTTGTTATTTTAAAGGTTTAGTCATGACTCGTGATTATGTATCCAGACTGATTGTGACTTGTTTTGCTGTTTTTTCAGAAAAAAGGTGTTATCTTTGCAAGTGAGATAAAGAGTTATTTGAAAGCATGAGAAATATGGCGGTTCGGAACAGTCCGGCTTTTTCTTATCCATTGCCCGTTCTCGTGCGAGTTTTATCCAATCTGTTGATAGTCAAATAAAACCTACCTGATTACAACAAATATAACGAATAATCTCTATTCTCCATAGAAAAGAGACAGAGACACGATCCATTCTCAATTACCCTGTCACAAATTCTTAAACCAGCGGCAGTGATTATATAATCAGTGCCTGCGATTACATAATCACTGCCGCTGATTATATAATTGCTGGCACCGATTTAAGAATTTATAAGGAGAAAATCATCTTTTCATTTTTATCTACACAAATAAATACACACTTCTTGCTCTTTTATATGGTAAGTTATTGTACTTCTCACTATTTTTTCGTTACTTTGAAGTAGCTAATGATAGTAAACTGTTATCAACTTATGTTTCAAGACTTACATATTTTCGAAAATCCGGAAGTAATCTTACTGGTTGCCTCCACAATCTTTTTCTTCAGTATTATTGCCGGCAAAGCCGGTTTCCGTTTCGGCCTTCCCGCCTTGCTTCTCTTTTTAGGCGTCGGAATGCTGTTTGGTAGCGACGGCTTGGGTATTCAGTTCAGTAATCCCAGCGCGGCACAGTTCATAGGTATGCTGGCATTAAGTATCATACTATTTTCAGGTGGTATGGATACGAAGGTGTCCGAGATCAAGCCGATCGCGAAAGAGGGTGTCATACTCGCAACGGTAGGCGTCTTGCTGACGACTCTTATAACGGGGGGATTTATTTATTATGTGTTCTTATGGTCCACCGGTTACGAAACCCTTACGATAGCGGAATCGATGTTGATGGCGGCGGTAATGTCGTCTACAGACTCAGCCTCCGTCTTTTCCATCCTTAGGAGCAAAGGCGTTTATCTGAAACAACGCTTGCGCCCGACGTTGGAATTGGAGAGCGGTAGCAACGACCCGATGGCGTATATGCTTACCTTGCTCATTATCGCTTATATACAGGTCGGAGGTATGAACTTACAGGAAGCTGTCTTGCAATTGCTCGTCCAGCTGTCTGTCGGTGCGATAGCCGGTTTCCTGTTGGGAAAGCTGGCGGTTCTGATGATCAACAAGATCAATATGGACAACGAGTCTTTATATCCGATCCTATTGTTGACGACTGCTTTCTTCACTTTCTCGGCGACCACTTTATGCAAAGGGAACGGTTATTTGGCCGTGTATATTGCCGGTCTGGTCGTGGGGAACGCCAAGATTGTACATAAGAAGAGCATGGGAACTTTCTTCGACGGTTTTGCCTGGCTGTGGCAGATCGTTATGTTCCTTACGTTAGGTCTGTTGGTGAACCCGCACGAGTTGCTGCCTGTCGCTCCGGTAGGCCTGTTGGTAGGGGTATTTATGATACTGATAGCCCGCCCTGTTACGATCTTTCTTTGTTTGCTCCCGTTTAAAAGTTTCACGACAAAAGGGAAACTGTATATCTCGTGGGTGGGACTTCGTGGAGCGGTACCGATCATCTTCGCCACTTATCCCTGGATCGCCGGGGTCGATCATGGAGGTATGATCTTCAATATCGTGTTTTTCATTACGATTCTTTCCCTCCTGATACAGGGGACGACCGTAACGCAGGCGGCCAAATGGCTTGGCCTCATCGACAGCCCGGAACGGAAAGACGTCTTCGGCATCGAATTGCCGGAAGATATCAAGAGTGCCATGAGTGAGATAGATATCACCCCGGCTGTTCTTTCTCATGGAAACAAGCTGATGCAACTCACCTTGCCCGACCATACCCTTGCGGTTATGGTGAAACGCGACGGACATTACTTCATTCCGAAAGGCAATACGGAACTGAAAGAAAACGACAAACTCCTGATGATTTCCGATAACGACGAGGCCCTGCTACAGGCATACGATTCGTTAGGAGTGAAGGATTATACGATGAAAAAGAACTGACATAACCTCTATTAGGGCTGTTCCGGTGCCACAATGGAATCACGCAACACCAGCAGCCCTTCCGGTCCCATATTAAACAGTAAATCCACAATACTCATATTCGGAAGGAATCCGTGCTTGTCCTGAAAAACCTGGTAATAGGGTTTCGGAGAGAAGGACGGATCTTCTCCTTCATGTTTAGGACGGATGATTTCTCGGAAATCATTCGGCACTTCAGGCTGGTACTCTTCCGTATAGATGACATTCGGGTGCAGGTCGAGCAGACGGCAGATCAACTGGCGCAGTTCCTCATTGTAATCGAATAGGAACTCATACTTCTTCTCGTAAAAAGGAGCGAAATCCTCTTCGTAATATTCGAAAAACGGACTCATATTATAAGCCGAAACCAAAGCGTTCCAATGCAGGTGACGCCAGTTCCCGTGATCGGAGATACGGATGTCCTTGGTCGGGCACTTCAATGTATCCGGTTTCACGATAGGGACGGACAAGGCTAACGGACCGTTGGCGGCAGCAATGGTACAACGGTTCCGGAAGGTTTGCTTCAGGTAGTTTTCGGCTGTTTCGAGATGTATTTCCGGATATTGGAACAGTTTGCAATATTGCTGGACGGGGCCCAGATAGGTTGTTGAAATATAGACAGATTGCATCAGTTTACGGGTTTAAAGATTCGTTGTTTGTCACGGCTGAACCAGCAGAGCCAGGCATTCCCGATGATATGGTCATGCGGGATAAAGCCTAAATGGCGGGAATCGACCGATTCGTTTACATTATCGGAGAGCATCCAGTAATAATCCTGCCCGAAAAAGAAAAAAGTAGTTTCTCTTCCGTCTAAATATAGCTTTCCATCACGAAAAACGGCCTTTTCTCCGGCCTCGGCCAATATTGCCTCCTTACAGGCGGTAAGGGCAGCTTCATCCAGACGATAGGCCCGGCCTTTACGGGGAACGACCAGCTTGTACGGAACTGCCTGATTCCGGATAAAATGAATGTTCATCTCTTCCGTCAGCTCTTCACGCAATTGATATTCTTCGAAGGTCGTCAGGGAAAAAGAAAAACCGAACGTCTCGCTCTTCCAGTCTCGCACCGGAATATTCAGCTTTTGCAAAGCTTTCAGGAAATCAGCAGCACTCTTCTGGGTAATGAAACAGGTATTAAGCGCACGAGGAGAGTGAGGCAGCAGTTTCCCGTTCACCTCGTACCCGTCGCCACTCACCAGGATAGTGTCTCCAGGCATACCGATGCAACGGCTCAAGAACAATGGATTGCTCACCGTATCTTTCAGAAGAGGGCTGGTAAACAGCACAACCTTGTTCCGCCCCGGGTTTCCTTCAATCGGCAATTTATTTACCAGGATATAATCGCCCTGATGCAACGCCTCTTCCATCGCATTCGTCGATATCCGGTAAGATTCGATACAGAAACGGCGAACAGGTATAACAACGAGAAAGGCAATAACGACCGTTATCACCCAGCCTATATAGTAGGGGCGACCTTCACGGTCTCCCGCCTTATAGTCGCCCGTCCCGTTTATGTTATCATTCACCTTTTCCCCCATAGCAACTTGCTTAGTCAGGATGTACCCAGCGGAACATACGGTTCCAACGAATACCGCCGTCGAACAAGCTACGATCCTTATCCAGTGACAGCCAGATCATGATCGGCTTGCCTACGATATGGTCTTCCGGCACGAAGCCCCAGGAACGGCTGTCGGCACTGTTGTGGCGGTTATCACCCATCATCCAGTAATAATCGTATTTAAACGTATAGGTCGTTTCCGGCTTGCCGTTGATATAGACCTTACCATCCTTTACTTCCAGCTTATTATGTTCGTAGTTGACGATACAGCGTTTATAAAGAGCGATATTACGTTCCGTCAACGGGATCGTAGCCCCCTTCTTCGGAATCCATAGCGGTCCGTAATTGTCGCGGCTCCATCCGGTTTGGTAATCTACCGGATAATAAGAATCGGCTCCCATAGGGTCCGGTTCGAGAACCACACGCTTCACGACCGGAAGTTTTTTAGCAATCTCCAATGTCTTTTGAGTCAGCGGAAAATGGTAAACTGGATTATACTGGCCATTGCCATTCGGCTGGATGCCCAACATGGACATATATTTGGAATTATAGCTTCCGTCGATCAATACACGGTCGGCTTTGCTGACATCCAGCAAACGGAACTGCTCTTCACTCAACATGGAACCGTCCGTCTCGACGAAATAGTTAAGCTGCATTTTTTCAGGATTCTTGGCAGCAACACCATCGATGTAGACCTGGTTGTCACGAATCTCGATCGTGTCGCCCGGCATACCAATACACCGTTTGACATAATTCTCGCGTTTGTCGACAGGCCGATAGATCACATCACCGAAATCCGCTTTATTCAACTGGATAGCTTCCCGCCCGTATTGTTCTATCAAGTGATAATAATCCGGGTTTTGAACCTTCAATGCAACCGTATCGCCTGCAGGAAAGTTGAACACGACAATATCATTCCGCTTCACATGCCCGAAACCTTTCACCCGTTTATAGTCCCACTCCGGCCAGTCCAGATAAGACTTGCAGTTGAAAAACGGCAATGTGTTTTGTACCAGCGGGAAGGCAACCGGCGTATTCGGTACACGCGGTCCGTAGCTGAGCTTACTGACAAATAAATAGTCGCCCACTAACAAGGACTTCTCCAGAGAGGAACTGGGAATCTGGTAATTCTGGAAAATAAAGATATTGATGAAATAAACGGCGACCAGTGCAAACAGGATATCATCCACCCATTCCAACACATTGCGTACCTGCGGATTCTTGGTGCGTTTCCAGGCTCCCCAGGGAATGTACCCGGTCAGGAAAATATCGACAAGGACAATCAGGCCCAACAACAGCCAGGCATTCTG
Proteins encoded in this region:
- a CDS encoding transglutaminase domain-containing protein, which codes for MSRTNLFLLLLVFLAGTSCNKQQHFISDDAFRAEVEKDFQAKQAALPNGNLFSVFNQQMTPDEKEALTFLYAYMPIGDITDYDGQLYLDNIRSSFRARVEMPWGDSIPEDIFRHFVLPVRVNNENLDESRMVFYEELKDRVKDLSLYDAVLEVNHWCHEKVIYTPSDARTSSPLASVKTAYGRCGEESTFTVAALRSVGIPARQVYTPRWAHTDDNHAWVEAWVNGKWYFLGACEPEPVLNLGWFNGPAYRGMLMHTKVFGKYNGPEEVMDVTDGYTEINVIDNYAPTAKATITVVDENGRPAAGADVEFKIYNYAEFYSVANKKADAEGKAFLSAGKGDMLVWATKDGKFGYSKVSFGKDNNVTITLDKKPGNIETVTLDVIPPVDGSIAACVTDEQKEANAKRLHEEDVIRTKYVGTFYTEEKAEALAKELGIDPLKTADVMIGSRGNWREIEKFLRDTPSDKRPMAMDLLNVISAKDLRDTPASVLADHLNNAQAVQSSLFTEYILNPRVANEFLTPYRKFFAANVDPMLVKKAKADPQLIVDWVKENISINDSLNPQRIPIMPMGVWKSRVADKGSRNIFFVAVCRSIGIPARIEPVAGKVQYAKGLNWVDVDFEAAEQTIAKQGKVVASYQPIKALQDPKYYSHFTIAKVLPTGKLQTLNFESGDVDMGGGDTWSALLKKPLSMDEGHYMLVTGTRMANGSVLAEISFFNVEPGKTSNIKLEMRESQDDVQVIGNFNSENKFKRADNGEETSLLATTGRGYYIVAVLGARQEPTNHAMRDIAAVKKELEEWGRGMVLLFPDEKGFQNFDPKEFGELPSTITYGIDIDKTIQKEIAAAMKLQNANTLPIFIIADTFNRVVFVSQGYTIGLGDQLMKVIHKL
- a CDS encoding IS1595 family transposase, which encodes MNIFSFTAHFGSEEDCRLHFKEQRDKEGVVCKRCGGTSHYWLQGKWSYECKGCRFRTSLRSGTNMESSKLPFLVWYKTMFLMSCTKKGFSTNELQKQLGLKRYEPVWAMVHKLRRAMGNRDARYTLEGMIELDEGYFSVASKEIERGKGTRGRGAEGKQNVAVMAESTPLEDIETGKKEKHVRYFKARVLDSHQSEGINGVVRDCMEDDAIVFSDKSTSYVDISDLVELHVTEKSDAKTTKETLKWVHIAISNAKRTLLGNYHKIKRKYLQLYLNEFIYKRICRNYTVGDCFADYRLQPDGMIDNSRL
- a CDS encoding potassium/proton antiporter; its protein translation is MFQDLHIFENPEVILLVASTIFFFSIIAGKAGFRFGLPALLLFLGVGMLFGSDGLGIQFSNPSAAQFIGMLALSIILFSGGMDTKVSEIKPIAKEGVILATVGVLLTTLITGGFIYYVFLWSTGYETLTIAESMLMAAVMSSTDSASVFSILRSKGVYLKQRLRPTLELESGSNDPMAYMLTLLIIAYIQVGGMNLQEAVLQLLVQLSVGAIAGFLLGKLAVLMINKINMDNESLYPILLLTTAFFTFSATTLCKGNGYLAVYIAGLVVGNAKIVHKKSMGTFFDGFAWLWQIVMFLTLGLLVNPHELLPVAPVGLLVGVFMILIARPVTIFLCLLPFKSFTTKGKLYISWVGLRGAVPIIFATYPWIAGVDHGGMIFNIVFFITILSLLIQGTTVTQAAKWLGLIDSPERKDVFGIELPEDIKSAMSEIDITPAVLSHGNKLMQLTLPDHTLAVMVKRDGHYFIPKGNTELKENDKLLMISDNDEALLQAYDSLGVKDYTMKKN
- a CDS encoding WbqC family protein, encoding MQSVYISTTYLGPVQQYCKLFQYPEIHLETAENYLKQTFRNRCTIAAANGPLALSVPIVKPDTLKCPTKDIRISDHGNWRHLHWNALVSAYNMSPFFEYYEEDFAPFYEKKYEFLFDYNEELRQLICRLLDLHPNVIYTEEYQPEVPNDFREIIRPKHEGEDPSFSPKPYYQVFQDKHGFLPNMSIVDLLFNMGPEGLLVLRDSIVAPEQP
- the lepB gene encoding signal peptidase I, whose product is MGEKVNDNINGTGDYKAGDREGRPYYIGWVITVVIAFLVVIPVRRFCIESYRISTNAMEEALHQGDYILVNKLPIEGNPGRNKVVLFTSPLLKDTVSNPLFLSRCIGMPGDTILVSGDGYEVNGKLLPHSPRALNTCFITQKSAADFLKALQKLNIPVRDWKSETFGFSFSLTTFEEYQLREELTEEMNIHFIRNQAVPYKLVVPRKGRAYRLDEAALTACKEAILAEAGEKAVFRDGKLYLDGRETTFFFFGQDYYWMLSDNVNESVDSRHLGFIPHDHIIGNAWLCWFSRDKQRIFKPVN
- the lepB gene encoding signal peptidase I → MKKFSKKQWIKFSIAAVLYLLFTLWMQNAWLLLGLIVLVDIFLTGYIPWGAWKRTKNPQVRNVLEWVDDILFALVAVYFINIFIFQNYQIPSSSLEKSLLVGDYLFVSKLSYGPRVPNTPVAFPLVQNTLPFFNCKSYLDWPEWDYKRVKGFGHVKRNDIVVFNFPAGDTVALKVQNPDYYHLIEQYGREAIQLNKADFGDVIYRPVDKRENYVKRCIGMPGDTIEIRDNQVYIDGVAAKNPEKMQLNYFVETDGSMLSEEQFRLLDVSKADRVLIDGSYNSKYMSMLGIQPNGNGQYNPVYHFPLTQKTLEIAKKLPVVKRVVLEPDPMGADSYYPVDYQTGWSRDNYGPLWIPKKGATIPLTERNIALYKRCIVNYEHNKLEVKDGKVYINGKPETTYTFKYDYYWMMGDNRHNSADSRSWGFVPEDHIVGKPIMIWLSLDKDRSLFDGGIRWNRMFRWVHPD